One Cricetulus griseus strain 17A/GY chromosome 5, alternate assembly CriGri-PICRH-1.0, whole genome shotgun sequence genomic window carries:
- the Tmem229b gene encoding transmembrane protein 229B, producing MASAEPLTALSRWYLYAIHGYFCEVMFTAAWEFVVNFNWKFPGVTSVWALFIYGTSILIVERMYLRLRGRCPLLVRCLIYTLWTYLWEFTTGFILRQFNACPWDYSQFDFDFMGLITLEYAVPWFCGALIMEQFIIRNTLRLRFDKDAEPGEPASPPALANGHVKTD from the coding sequence ATGGCTTCTGCCGAGCCCCTGACAGCGCTGTCCCGCTGGTACCTATATGCTATCCACGGCTACTTCTGCGAGGTGATGTTCACAGCGGCCTGGGAGTTTGTGGTGAATTTTAACTGGAAGTTCCCTGGGGTCACGAGCGTGTGGGCGCTCTTCATCTATGGCACCTCCATCCTGATCGTGGAGCGCATGTACCTGCGCCTGCGGGGCCGCTGTCCTCTGCTGGTGCGCTGCCTCATCTACACACTCTGGACCTACCTGTGGGAGTTCACCACCGGCTTCATTCTGCGCCAGTTCAACGCCTGTCCCTGGGACTACTCCCAGTTCGACTTTGACTTCATGGGTCTCATCACCCTGGAGTACGCTGTGCCCTGGTTCTGTGGGGCCCTCATCATGGAGCAGTTTATCATCCGCAACACCCTCCGCCTACGCTTTGACAAGGACGCAGAGCCCGGGGAGCCTGCCAGTCCGCCAGCCCTGGCCAATGGCCACGTCAAGACCGACTAA